taaaaatttcaatgcGTCCTAATCTTGTCTTCAACTTTGAACCCGTTCAAATTGCTTGTCATCGCGTAACTTCAGTTGTTCTTGACGCGAGATTGTGGAAAATTCTACTACcctttcttttaaaaaaaaagcaaaaatattttaaatatgcATGGGTGTTGGGAAAACAGTCACGTATAAATCTGGATTTGTTTCCCATCCCTAGAATACGTCTTGAGTTTGCAGACCATAAGCTAACGAACGTATAATCACATTAAGATAACGAatgttatattatatataattagtGATGAATATGTAATagtaaatgaaataaacaaaaaaaataggATCAGCTGGGCAGGATTTATGACTCTTGATAGGTACTTGGACTTTGATTTGTTTCAGAAACGGTAGAAATATCGTTAACGTCACCATAATCGATCTTAACAACTATCATACCCTCGCCTAGCTTGACACCAATGTTTCCAGTGGAGCTTATTTGCGGATCGCTTAGATTTAATTTAGTAATGCCTAAGTCTTTATCCTTTGCCAGTGTATGGTGAGAGACAGCATTAAAAATCAAGGTGGCATCGGGAGAGGACTTGAATACacaattttcattaatgtAGACTACTCCTTTAGCATCTGCTTTTTTTGGTTTCGATTTGAAAATACGCTTTAGTTTACTATTTTGGGCTAATGAGATTTTAACATCGATATGTTTACCCAAATTCTCGGCAGCAACAATTTGTATTTTACCATTATATATGCCGTTCGGAGCTAAAGTACGAGCAGAACTACTAACAACGGAATCAGTCCTGGTATGGTTAGAACCTGTATTGTCAGGTGTCTGCGTGGCTGTCTCACCATAGTTATTCCTTGGGACCGGAGCATATGTGCCATTAGGAAGAGTCTCGTTTTCTTCTAGCGGGGAAAGACCATTATTGGAATTAGATCTGGACTCTACATCAGATGATTTTCTTCTACCAAAATCCCCACCTAAACCTTTCTTCAATAACCTACCACCACCTTTGATACCACCAACGCCTAGACCTAATCCAGCACCGGCAACGCCAGCACCAGCACCAGCGACATTGCTTACGACTTTAAAAGGCATGGTACTTAATTTGGATTGTTTAGCATCAAGGGTTGGTTTGATATATTCTGGTTCAAATATAGCGGATATTTGAATGGTACCTTGTTTACTTAGTGGTAAATCCCAATTATAAACCTTACCTGGTTCAAGGTTGTCCAAATCCAACTTAACATACCCCAAGGGATCATTGTTACCGGCGCGATCCCAGTCATAAACATCAAGTTTAACTTCTGAAAACTTTCTTGAAGGTATAGGAACCTTAGTACGCTCATTCCATGTTGGTGATAAACTCTTCTTGACTGTTTTACTAGTATAAACTGTAATGCCATTGACAACAACATCTACATAAGGATCAGACTTACCGTTTCTGTCAGCTGctaataaatcttttgCTGATATAAGgtttaaattcaaatagcCTGTATTTATGATCGTCTCACATTTTGGCAATTTAACAGAGGCAGGCTCAAATATTGTCTTCAAAGAGATAGTACATCCTTCAAAGTTTAACTCAAGAGGCTTGCAGTAAgatttcttcaatatatcaattgtaTTGAAACGTGCTTCAGTGATAATATCCTCGGTATCCTTAGCAATATGCTTCTTCGAAACTCTTAAGTACATTTTACTAGCTTCTAAATCACGGATGAAAGCATTGCCTCTTTCATTTGCtaattttccatttttcGCCATGGCTGAAGTTATGGAtggaaaataaatatcatcaaataaaatttgtaGATATCCGTTTGGCTTCTTAATAAATCCGGAGACGATTTCCACATTCAGCATACCACTTGACgatgataataattgatCTAATGTTAACATATTCTTCGcgttaataattttttcttcatcttcaaatgGATCCTTTATTTCATCCACCTCCCAATAATCAGGGTTTTTCTCCATTTCTAATTTAAAGTTGGCTTGTTCTTTTTGgaattcttctttcttctcaTCTAAACTCTTCTTAAGTTCTTTAATTTGAATAGCTTCATCTGGCGTGAATACAGGAGTTAATGGAACATGTCCAAATCTCAAGTTAATGGTGCTTCCAGTTAATTTATTGGTTTCACTCTTCAATGGCCAGGTGTTTACCTCACTAAAGTCGGGCCCGTTTTGTGAATTACCTGAAAcattaattgatgaaattatttctcCAACCGTGCATTGTAAAGAACCAATTAGCCTGTTCTTACCTACACTTTGATAATCATAAACTGCAATAGTGAccaattgatttttattgttatatggaagataaatattttcattaaacaCTGCGTGCTTAGTATCAGAAACATATTTTGACTTATAACTTAGTTTGTGGTTAATCGATATTGTAAAAAATGGATCAATATCGCCGACACCTTGTAATTCTGTTTTTATGTTAGTATCACTTACTTCAATAATTAGAGAACCGATTGGTTTTTGATAGGTTTTCATAACGGAAAACTCGTCAGACACACATAAGGGTTTCCATTGAGTAGTGAAGAATGCTATTCCTTGAGGATCTAAACTCATATAATTAGTACCGACAGCAGATATATTCAacaattcttcaaaagCACATGTTTTGGATGCTATTAATAGCTTTTtagattttgaaacattatGGAATACCTTCATTTGTACCTTTGAGGAGGACATGGAAGGGATAAATACTTCGATAGTTTCATTCCATGCTGGTTCTCTGTTCTTCTTGATAGTTCTGTAAGTCTTGACCAGTTTACCGTCGATGAAAAATTCAGCAGATGGAGAGATGATACCGCCCAGTGCAATAGATGTATTCAACtctttgatattttgtaaGGTAATCTTTGCGATACCGACATCAGAATTTGTTGTTTGCTCAATTTCATCTTCCAAATCAGTTTCCAAACCGGAAGAAACATTTTCGGACTCTGAAGGAACAGCTTTTGTGTCAATAGTTGGGTACCAGTACAAAGAATATTCTATTGCACCCCTCGTATAGGTACCTAGTGTCAATTCTGACGATAAGCTTTCCATAATAGGCTCTTGAagtaattcttttaaatcaatCTCGGTACTACCTATCAGGGTGTCCTTACGGACATCATTGAAATCAAAACATTTTAGTgtcaatttttgatttaacGTATTAACCAAAATGTATTTAGTTTCATTCCAACGTGGATTCTTGACATCTGACTTAACAGATGTTCTGACTTCAGTTGAGTTGCCTTGGACTTCATTCTCAGTGGATATAACAACATAAGGATCGATAGAATTGCCAATACGTTCGGAGCTTTTTAAATTCGAGGCAGATGTTACTTTAACGGCTAACATACCGATTGCGTCATTGGATTGTGCAGCTAATAGATCCTCAACATCAATATCCATTTTATTTGGAGCAATTAACATTGGACCAATATTAGAGTTGATCATTGATTTCacaaaagattttaaacCTGGTAAGAAGGACATCACATCGAGACCTAAGGTATCACCACCAACAGGCTTCAAGACAAAATCCATCATTGGGGCTTCCAATAACTGAACAGATACAATCTTAATATTCGGGAAAATATCTCCAAATTCAGCAACTAAACGAATTCTACCAGACACATTGATGTTTTCAACGATCACGCTCATAGTTTTGGATACGAAACCTTTACCTAATGTAATACCTAGAGAAATTTTTGGGTTTATCTTTTCTTTGGCTTCCTTTGGAGTCATTTCTGATTCATCGTTTGGAGTAAATGCAAAAGCCATTTCAACTTCAGCAAAATTTTTACCACCCTTGGTATGTGTTCTGACACCTCTAATTGAAGGGGCTTTGGAACCTAAGGTGAAGTGTTCCAGAGCTAGAGCATCGATACCGTAACCTGGTGCAGATTCGT
The sequence above is drawn from the Tetrapisispora phaffii CBS 4417 chromosome 2, complete genome genome and encodes:
- the TCB3 gene encoding Tcb3p (similar to Saccharomyces cerevisiae TCB3 (YML072C); ancestral locus Anc_4.340); this translates as MSSSEQENSLRRNSSVTGSSKPSLYKTISKASLLKGKQPVIAARTHDIGDIPAPGGEGYVGSVPVEKLASQQRKSHLVSRKLNRVDTSLDPKYKELSTVSKTEIEQIKSELSEYRKDNLFPWDHVAEFFPSSASAPTAANSRAIKDFIIENFYNDWYFNSVLISCTCFYSWLLAYMGFSWFALIFIFICTATNYNFEYTRFNRNIRDDLKRTTVHETLSSKTETTLWLNSFLQKFWVIYMPVLSQQVFDQVNPILDESAPGYGIDALALEHFTLGSKAPSIRGVRTHTKGGKNFAEVEMAFAFTPNDESEMTPKEAKEKINPKISLGITLGKGFVSKTMSVIVENINVSGRIRLVAEFGDIFPNIKIVSVQLLEAPMMDFVLKPVGGDTLGLDVMSFLPGLKSFVKSMINSNIGPMLIAPNKMDIDVEDLLAAQSNDAIGMLAVKVTSASNLKSSERIGNSIDPYVVISTENEVQGNSTEVRTSVKSDVKNPRWNETKYILVNTLNQKLTLKCFDFNDVRKDTLIGSTEIDLKELLQEPIMESLSSELTLGTYTRGAIEYSLYWYPTIDTKAVPSESENVSSGLETDLEDEIEQTTNSDVGIAKITLQNIKELNTSIALGGIISPSAEFFIDGKLVKTYRTIKKNREPAWNETIEVFIPSMSSSKVQMKVFHNVSKSKKLLIASKTCAFEELLNISAVGTNYMSLDPQGIAFFTTQWKPLCVSDEFSVMKTYQKPIGSLIIEVSDTNIKTELQGVGDIDPFFTISINHKLSYKSKYVSDTKHAVFNENIYLPYNNKNQLVTIAVYDYQSVGKNRLIGSLQCTVGEIISSINVSGNSQNGPDFSEVNTWPLKSETNKLTGSTINLRFGHVPLTPVFTPDEAIQIKELKKSLDEKKEEFQKEQANFKLEMEKNPDYWEVDEIKDPFEDEEKIINAKNMLTLDQLLSSSSGMLNVEIVSGFIKKPNGYLQILFDDIYFPSITSAMAKNGKLANERGNAFIRDLEASKMYLRVSKKHIAKDTEDIITEARFNTIDILKKSYCKPLELNFEGCTISLKTIFEPASVKLPKCETIINTGYLNLNLISAKDLLAADRNGKSDPYVDVVVNGITVYTSKTVKKSLSPTWNERTKVPIPSRKFSEVKLDVYDWDRAGNNDPLGYVKLDLDNLEPGKVYNWDLPLSKQGTIQISAIFEPEYIKPTLDAKQSKLSTMPFKVVSNVAGAGAGVAGAGLGLGVGGIKGGGRLLKKGLGGDFGRRKSSDVESRSNSNNGLSPLEENETLPNGTYAPVPRNNYGETATQTPDNTGSNHTRTDSVVSSSARTLAPNGIYNGKIQIVAAENLGKHIDVKISLAQNSKLKRIFKSKPKKADAKGVVYINENCVFKSSPDATLIFNAVSHHTLAKDKDLGITKLNLSDPQISSTGNIGVKLGEGMIVVKIDYGDVNDISTVSETNQSPSTYQES